A genomic window from Nerophis ophidion isolate RoL-2023_Sa linkage group LG22, RoL_Noph_v1.0, whole genome shotgun sequence includes:
- the plaat1 gene encoding phospholipase A and acyltransferase 1 isoform X2: protein MASNDPDPADPCGDPQPGDLIEIFRPAYQHWALYLGDGYIINLTPVDERQAAAMSSVKSVFSRKAVVRMQLLKEVVGADCYRVNNKYDHTHTPLAVHDIIQRAQLLIGQEVSYDLLGSNCEHFVTLLRYGQGVSEQATRAMGAISLVTAAASAFSVLGLINTRSRNRPF from the exons ATGGCCTCCAACGACCCTGACCCCGCCGACCCCTGCGGTGACCCCCAGCCGGGTGACCTGATCGAGATCTTCCGACCGGCCTATCAGCATTGGGCGCTCTACTTGGGCGACGGTTACATCATCAACTTGACTCCTGTCG ACGAGAGGCAGGCGGCCGCCATGTCCAGCGTCAAGTCCGTCTTCAGCCGCAAGGCGGTGGTGCGCATGCAGCTGCTGAAGGAGGTGGTGGGCGCCGACTGTTACCGCGTCAACAACAAGTATGACCACACGCACACGCCGCTGGCCGTCCATGACATCATCCAGCGAGCGCAGCTCCTGATTGGCCAGGAGGTGTCCTACGACCTGCTGGGCAGCAACTGTGAGCACTTTGTCACCTTGCTGCGCTACGGCCAGGGAGTGTCCGAGCAG GCAACAAGAGCCATGGGGGCCATCAGTTTGGTGACGGCGGCGGCGAGCGCCTTCTCTGTCCTGGGACTGATCAACACTCGATCCAGGAACAGACCCTTCTGA
- the plaat1 gene encoding phospholipase A and acyltransferase 1 isoform X1: MDNQQHRSTMASNDPDPADPCGDPQPGDLIEIFRPAYQHWALYLGDGYIINLTPVDERQAAAMSSVKSVFSRKAVVRMQLLKEVVGADCYRVNNKYDHTHTPLAVHDIIQRAQLLIGQEVSYDLLGSNCEHFVTLLRYGQGVSEQATRAMGAISLVTAAASAFSVLGLINTRSRNRPF; this comes from the exons ATGGATAATCAACAACACAGATCTACT ATGGCCTCCAACGACCCTGACCCCGCCGACCCCTGCGGTGACCCCCAGCCGGGTGACCTGATCGAGATCTTCCGACCGGCCTATCAGCATTGGGCGCTCTACTTGGGCGACGGTTACATCATCAACTTGACTCCTGTCG ACGAGAGGCAGGCGGCCGCCATGTCCAGCGTCAAGTCCGTCTTCAGCCGCAAGGCGGTGGTGCGCATGCAGCTGCTGAAGGAGGTGGTGGGCGCCGACTGTTACCGCGTCAACAACAAGTATGACCACACGCACACGCCGCTGGCCGTCCATGACATCATCCAGCGAGCGCAGCTCCTGATTGGCCAGGAGGTGTCCTACGACCTGCTGGGCAGCAACTGTGAGCACTTTGTCACCTTGCTGCGCTACGGCCAGGGAGTGTCCGAGCAG GCAACAAGAGCCATGGGGGCCATCAGTTTGGTGACGGCGGCGGCGAGCGCCTTCTCTGTCCTGGGACTGATCAACACTCGATCCAGGAACAGACCCTTCTGA